From one Synechocystis sp. PCC 6803 substr. PCC-P genomic stretch:
- a CDS encoding SDR family oxidoreductase → MNRKILVTGATGSNGTEIVKRLAAKNVQVRAMVRDFDRAKKIAFPNVEVVEGNFDRPETLLEALAEVDRAFLLTNSTERAEAQQLAFVDAARQNGVKHIVKLSQFAADAHSPVRFLRYHAAVEAAIQGSGMTYTFLRPNLFMQGLLNFQSTITSQNAFYAAISDAKVSVVDVRDIADVAVVALTETEHEGKIYNLTGPQALTHAEMAEQLSAALNRQIAFVDIPSEVMRDQLLNIGMPPWQADGVIEDYAHYRRNEAAAVSSGIQDAIGKEPRSFNTFACDYAAMFG, encoded by the coding sequence ATGAACCGGAAGATTTTAGTAACTGGTGCAACCGGGAGCAACGGTACGGAGATTGTCAAGCGACTCGCAGCAAAGAACGTGCAAGTCCGCGCCATGGTTCGTGACTTTGATCGAGCAAAGAAGATTGCATTCCCGAATGTTGAAGTGGTGGAGGGGAACTTTGATCGCCCTGAGACGCTGTTGGAGGCGCTGGCTGAAGTAGACCGTGCCTTTCTCTTAACGAACTCTACAGAACGCGCAGAAGCCCAACAACTCGCGTTTGTTGATGCCGCTCGTCAGAATGGTGTCAAGCATATCGTTAAACTATCGCAATTTGCAGCCGATGCCCATTCGCCCGTGCGCTTTTTGCGTTACCATGCCGCAGTCGAAGCGGCAATTCAAGGATCAGGAATGACGTACACGTTTCTGCGTCCCAACCTCTTTATGCAGGGCTTATTAAACTTTCAATCGACAATCACGAGCCAAAACGCCTTTTATGCGGCGATCAGTGATGCAAAAGTCAGCGTGGTAGATGTGCGCGATATTGCGGACGTTGCAGTAGTTGCCCTAACAGAAACAGAACATGAGGGAAAGATTTACAACCTCACCGGACCACAGGCATTGACTCATGCTGAGATGGCAGAACAACTCTCGGCTGCGCTCAATCGTCAGATTGCATTTGTCGATATTCCTTCTGAAGTAATGCGCGATCAACTGCTCAACATTGGGATGCCACCTTGGCAAGCAGACGGCGTGATTGAGGATTATGCGCACTACCGACGCAATGAGGCTGCAGCAGTTTCGTCTGGTATACAGGACGCAATTGGTAAAGAGCCGCGCAGTTTTAATACATTCGCCTGTGACTACGCAGCAATGTTTGGCTAG
- the map gene encoding type I methionyl aminopeptidase, giving the protein MNHQNLLSITRNLVHPPISSGLVLLSARELDKMRRVGQLAANLLNHLESMVQPGVSTQALNDEATRWMEDHGAISATLGYAPPGYPPFTGAICTSINEVVCHGIPNPKQILKDGDIINIDVTLRLAGYHGDTSRTFLVGSVSATARKLVEATQESMMRGIAEIKPGARIGDIGAAIQAYAEASGFSVVRDMVGHGIGRQMHTELQIPHYGKRGSGLKLRPGMVFTVEPMLNEGTYELTFLADGWTVITKDKKLSAQFEHTVVVTEEGVEILTLA; this is encoded by the coding sequence GTGAACCATCAAAATTTGCTTTCAATCACTAGAAATCTTGTGCATCCCCCAATTAGCTCAGGGCTTGTCTTACTTTCGGCTAGAGAATTGGACAAGATGCGGCGGGTGGGACAGCTTGCGGCGAATCTCCTCAATCATCTTGAGTCAATGGTGCAGCCTGGAGTAAGTACACAAGCTTTAAATGATGAGGCGACGCGTTGGATGGAAGATCATGGGGCAATCAGCGCCACCCTTGGCTACGCACCTCCTGGTTATCCCCCTTTCACGGGGGCAATTTGCACCAGCATTAATGAAGTGGTTTGTCATGGAATACCGAACCCAAAGCAAATCCTCAAGGACGGGGATATTATCAATATCGATGTGACCCTCAGGTTGGCAGGCTACCACGGCGACACTTCGAGAACATTTCTAGTGGGTTCGGTATCCGCAACTGCCCGAAAATTAGTTGAAGCGACTCAAGAATCGATGATGCGAGGGATTGCTGAAATCAAGCCTGGGGCAAGAATTGGTGATATTGGTGCGGCAATTCAAGCATATGCCGAGGCAAGTGGATTCTCAGTGGTTCGAGATATGGTTGGGCATGGCATTGGCAGGCAGATGCATACAGAACTTCAAATTCCTCACTATGGCAAACGAGGCAGTGGGTTGAAGCTGCGTCCAGGAATGGTTTTTACGGTTGAACCGATGCTAAACGAAGGGACTTATGAGCTTACATTTCTTGCGGATGGTTGGACTGTAATTACGAAGGACAAAAAACTCTCTGCTCAGTTTGAACACACTGTTGTTGTGACTGAGGAAGGTGTAGAAATTTTAACTCTTGCCTAA
- a CDS encoding RidA family protein — protein MNKPEFFVTPGYGEYMLNELHYSQAVKIGDRVETSGQGGWDDNLQIPELLADEIAQAFQNIERTLAAAGAGWEHVVHVNSYHVGGLPPEVNDVMVRLYRHYMPNHAPIWTQVGVAALGLPTMRIEIRVTAIVP, from the coding sequence ATGAATAAGCCTGAGTTTTTTGTTACCCCCGGCTATGGGGAATACATGCTGAATGAATTGCATTACTCGCAAGCAGTAAAAATTGGCGATCGTGTGGAGACATCAGGTCAAGGTGGTTGGGATGACAACCTGCAAATTCCCGAGTTGCTCGCAGATGAGATTGCCCAGGCATTTCAAAATATAGAGCGAACCCTGGCGGCTGCCGGGGCAGGTTGGGAGCACGTTGTCCATGTCAATTCTTATCATGTTGGTGGGTTGCCCCCAGAGGTGAACGATGTGATGGTCAGGCTATATCGCCATTACATGCCTAACCATGCCCCAATTTGGACACAGGTAGGAGTTGCAGCACTAGGGCTGCCGACAATGCGGATTGAGATCCGGGTTACCGCAATTGTCCCATGA
- the blaOXA gene encoding class D beta-lactamase encodes MNHRFLLLVSLVVGSAEMLLTSPVSAELSNRLHTPQIAQRPKISNSTTLDNRSLGSVERQERSDWASFFDGAEAQGTIVVLDQRGGAHQLWVYNQERADRAYSPASTFKIPHSLFALDAGVVRDEFQVFEWDGVERNFAPHNQDQTLRSAMRNSAVWVYEIFAAEIGEAKAREYLTQIDYGNVDSSTSKGAYWIDGALTISAQEQIHFLQKLYQNELPFRIEHQRLVKDIIIVEAGRNWILRAKTGWEGRWGWWVGWVEWPTGPVFFALNIDTPNRLDDLYKREAITRDILQSIDALPAEEDRK; translated from the coding sequence ATGAATCATCGTTTCCTTTTACTTGTTTCTTTGGTCGTGGGTAGCGCAGAAATGCTGCTTACTTCACCTGTCTCAGCAGAGCTTAGTAATAGACTACATACTCCACAGATTGCGCAGCGACCGAAGATAAGTAATTCGACCACCTTAGATAATAGGTCTTTGGGCAGTGTAGAAAGGCAAGAGCGATCGGATTGGGCCAGTTTCTTCGATGGCGCTGAGGCTCAAGGAACCATTGTGGTATTAGATCAGCGCGGAGGTGCTCATCAGTTGTGGGTCTACAACCAGGAACGGGCTGACAGAGCCTATTCTCCAGCATCAACGTTTAAGATTCCGCATTCTCTCTTTGCGCTTGATGCCGGGGTTGTTCGTGATGAATTTCAAGTTTTTGAGTGGGATGGAGTGGAGAGGAACTTCGCTCCCCACAATCAAGATCAAACCTTACGCTCAGCAATGCGAAATTCAGCCGTTTGGGTTTACGAAATTTTTGCTGCCGAAATCGGTGAAGCGAAAGCAAGAGAATATCTGACGCAAATTGACTACGGGAATGTAGACTCAAGTACTAGCAAAGGTGCTTATTGGATTGATGGAGCATTAACAATCTCGGCACAAGAGCAAATTCATTTTTTACAAAAGCTGTATCAGAATGAACTCCCTTTTAGGATTGAGCACCAACGATTAGTCAAGGATATTATAATCGTTGAAGCAGGGCGAAATTGGATCCTACGGGCTAAAACTGGCTGGGAAGGGCGCTGGGGCTGGTGGGTAGGGTGGGTCGAATGGCCCACAGGTCCTGTATTCTTTGCTCTCAATATAGATACGCCAAACCGATTGGACGACCTCTATAAAAGAGAGGCAATTACACGCGATATCTTGCAATCCATTGATGCATTGCCTGCGGAAGAAGATCGGAAATAG